From the genome of Burkholderia cepacia ATCC 25416:
AAGAAGGCAAGATCCCGCTGCTGCGCGCGGTTCGCGAAGCAGAGAAGGTGCGCGTTGAAGCGGGCCTGCCGCGCGGCTACCTGCCGATCGACGGCATCGCCGCCTACGATGCGGCCGTGCAGAAGCTGCTGCTCGGCAACGATTCGCCGCTGATCGCAGCGGGCCGCGTGGTCACGGCCCAGGCACTGGGCGGCACGGGCGCGCTGAAGATCGGCGCCGATTTCCTGCGCACCGTGAACCCGAACGTGAAGGTCGCGATCAGCGATCCGAGCTGGGAAAACCACCGCGCGCTGTTCGAAGCGGCCGGCTTCGAAGTCGTTGCGTACCCGTATTACGACGCGGCCACCAACGGCGTGAACTTCGAAGGCATGCTGTCGGCGCTGAACGGCTACGAAGCCGGCACGGTCGTCGTGCTGCACGCATGCTGCCACAACCCGACCGGCGTGGACCTGACCGAAGCGCAATGGCAACAGGTCGTCGACGTCGTGAAGGCACGCAACCTCGTGCCGTTCCTCGACATGGCCTACCAGGGCTTCGGCGAGAACATCGAGGCCGACGCTGCCGCCGTGCGCCTGTTTGCCGCGGCCGACCTGAACGCATTCGTGTCGTCGTCGTTCTCGAAGTCGTTCTCGCTGTACGGCGAACGCGTCGGCGCCCTGTCGATCATCACGTCGAGCAAGGAAGAAGCGACGCGTGTGCTGTCGCAACTGAAGCGCGTGATCCGCACGAACTACTCGAACCCGCCGACCCATGGCGGCGCCGTGGTCGCAGCGGTGCTCGCATCGCCGGAACTGTACGCTTCGTGGGTGCAGGAACTCGGTGAAATGCGCGACCGCATCCGCGCGATGCGCAACGGTCTCGTCGAGCGCCTGAAGGCAAGCGGCGTCGATCGCGACTTCAGCTTCATCAACGCGCAGCGCGGG
Proteins encoded in this window:
- a CDS encoding amino acid aminotransferase; amino-acid sequence: MSLFSAVQLAPRDPILGLNEAFNADARPTKVNLGVGVYTNEEGKIPLLRAVREAEKVRVEAGLPRGYLPIDGIAAYDAAVQKLLLGNDSPLIAAGRVVTAQALGGTGALKIGADFLRTVNPNVKVAISDPSWENHRALFEAAGFEVVAYPYYDAATNGVNFEGMLSALNGYEAGTVVVLHACCHNPTGVDLTEAQWQQVVDVVKARNLVPFLDMAYQGFGENIEADAAAVRLFAAADLNAFVSSSFSKSFSLYGERVGALSIITSSKEEATRVLSQLKRVIRTNYSNPPTHGGAVVAAVLASPELYASWVQELGEMRDRIRAMRNGLVERLKASGVDRDFSFINAQRGMFSYSGLTSAQVDRLRDEFGIYAVGTGRICVAALNTRNLDAVANAVAAVLK